One window from the genome of Candidatus Binataceae bacterium encodes:
- the flgA gene encoding flagellar basal body P-ring formation chaperone FlgA — protein MASSSKDTVKFSFIALAVSAAWQLAEIEDRAARVERELAFWKERRPTRGSLILRVIMTIFATTLMTAAAAAAAHGATASAASTPRDAVIPTQAAPSAIAPDFNAQVVSSVTPMMPEGMRLDGVALGCKPPVNAALKAVAPGFTRIQSRGFIVEFAVGARIIMCSASLNAERQMLVAARDIQSGELVSDADFKSQWIDAFSGGTGSLSMFPQAGPYAATSFIRAGDPLYQNQIARPIAVRAGDLVMVLVKNGPITVRAQLQSQSTAAVGETATVINPTSGIPLMVTVTGPKTAELVMQ, from the coding sequence ATGGCCTCATCAAGTAAGGATACGGTCAAGTTCAGTTTCATCGCGCTCGCGGTATCGGCGGCATGGCAGCTCGCCGAGATCGAAGACCGTGCGGCGCGCGTCGAACGCGAGCTGGCTTTCTGGAAGGAGCGCCGGCCAACCCGCGGTTCTCTCATCCTGCGCGTCATCATGACAATTTTCGCCACCACGCTGATGACCGCAGCCGCGGCCGCGGCGGCGCACGGCGCGACTGCGTCTGCCGCAAGCACTCCGCGTGACGCCGTTATTCCGACCCAGGCGGCACCGAGCGCGATCGCGCCCGACTTTAACGCACAAGTTGTATCGAGCGTGACGCCGATGATGCCCGAAGGAATGCGGCTTGACGGCGTGGCTCTAGGCTGCAAACCGCCAGTTAATGCGGCGCTGAAGGCGGTGGCGCCTGGATTCACGCGAATTCAGTCGCGCGGGTTTATCGTCGAGTTCGCCGTAGGCGCGCGAATAATTATGTGTAGCGCGAGCTTGAATGCCGAGCGCCAGATGCTCGTCGCGGCACGTGATATCCAATCCGGAGAATTGGTTAGCGACGCGGATTTCAAGTCTCAGTGGATAGATGCGTTCTCAGGCGGCACCGGCTCGCTCAGCATGTTTCCGCAGGCGGGTCCCTACGCCGCGACCAGCTTCATTCGCGCCGGCGATCCTCTTTATCAAAACCAGATTGCGCGTCCGATTGCGGTTCGCGCCGGCGACCTCGTGATGGTCCTGGTCAAGAACGGGCCGATCACGGTGCGCGCGCAGCTTCAATCGCAATCAACCGCCGCAGTGGGCGAGACCGCGACCGTGATCAACCCGACGAGCGGAATTCCCCTGATGGTAACGGTAACCGGTCCCAAGACCGCGGAACTGGTGATGCAATGA
- a CDS encoding flagellar hook-basal body complex protein: MNSIFIAASGAASQAASLDTVSNNLANLDTPGYRRFINVLDSVQGNGSPYQYASTAQTSQIDMAQGPLQDTGNPLDVGITGPAFLTVQAADGSTAYTRNGSLSVSEDGTLMAAGHPVIGDGGSPILVQPGPLTIGSDGAVSVAGQPMGRLGLADPTDITMIPKGTSLYLPSDASTLPPATNSQVHQGMLEHSTGTEMGEMVATMDAMRNYESAMNTVHSIDSNQSQAIQAFTLQA, translated from the coding sequence ATGAACTCGATTTTTATTGCCGCCTCGGGCGCCGCCAGCCAGGCCGCCTCGCTTGACACGGTGTCGAACAACCTCGCGAATCTGGACACTCCCGGTTATCGCCGCTTCATCAACGTGCTCGACTCTGTGCAGGGCAACGGCTCGCCCTATCAGTACGCGTCGACCGCCCAGACCTCGCAAATCGACATGGCGCAGGGGCCGCTCCAGGATACCGGCAATCCGCTCGATGTCGGGATCACGGGACCGGCGTTCCTCACCGTGCAGGCGGCCGATGGCAGCACGGCGTACACCCGCAATGGCTCGCTTTCCGTCTCCGAGGACGGCACCTTGATGGCCGCCGGTCATCCGGTGATCGGCGACGGCGGCAGCCCAATCCTCGTTCAGCCCGGCCCTCTGACGATCGGCTCCGACGGCGCAGTCAGCGTCGCGGGACAGCCGATGGGCCGGCTCGGGCTCGCTGATCCAACCGATATCACGATGATTCCCAAAGGCACGAGTCTCTACCTGCCATCTGACGCTTCGACTTTGCCGCCCGCGACTAACAGTCAAGTTCACCAGGGAATGCTCGAGCATTCGACCGGCACCGAGATGGGCGAGATGGTCGCGACGATGGACGCGATGCGCAACTACGAATCCGCAATGAACACCGTTCATTCGATCGATTCCAATCAGAGCCAGGCCATCCAGGCCTTCACGCTGCAGGCATAA
- the flgG gene encoding flagellar basal-body rod protein FlgG, producing MLQSLSIAATGMQSEETQTQVIANNLANASTPGFKVSRAHFQDLLYVNDRQAGTQSSQVSYVPTGTSIGLGSKTAAVDQIFTEGQLDQTGNPLDVAIQGDGFFQVSMPDGTISYTRDGTFRLDQNGRLVTEDGYTIMPGVTIPQGAQNITIGPDGTVSVVVGTSTTPTTVGQLQLIRFINPAGLQPLGQNLYKQTQASGAPQAGVGGQNGFGSITQGFLEMPNESVVTEMVGLIEAQRAYEASSKAVETGDQMEQIANGLIK from the coding sequence ATGCTCCAGTCTCTATCGATCGCCGCGACCGGGATGCAGTCCGAGGAAACTCAGACCCAGGTGATCGCAAACAACCTAGCCAACGCCTCGACCCCCGGCTTCAAGGTGTCGCGCGCGCATTTCCAGGACCTGCTCTACGTCAACGACCGCCAGGCGGGAACCCAATCCTCCCAGGTCAGCTACGTGCCGACCGGAACCTCGATCGGCCTCGGCTCGAAGACCGCGGCCGTCGATCAAATATTCACTGAAGGTCAACTCGACCAGACGGGCAATCCGCTGGACGTCGCGATCCAGGGTGACGGCTTCTTCCAGGTCTCGATGCCCGACGGCACTATCTCATACACCCGCGACGGCACCTTCCGGCTCGACCAGAACGGCCGGTTGGTGACCGAAGATGGCTACACGATCATGCCCGGCGTCACGATTCCGCAGGGCGCCCAGAACATCACGATCGGCCCCGATGGCACGGTCTCGGTGGTGGTCGGCACCTCGACGACTCCGACCACTGTCGGTCAGTTGCAGCTCATCCGGTTTATCAATCCCGCCGGTCTGCAACCGCTTGGGCAGAATCTTTACAAGCAGACGCAGGCCTCGGGCGCGCCGCAGGCGGGCGTCGGCGGGCAGAACGGATTCGGATCGATTACGCAGGGCTTCCTCGAGATGCCCAACGAAAGCGTCGTGACGGAAATGGTCGGGCTCATCGAGGCGCAGCGCGCCTACGAGGCGAGCTCGAAGGCCGTCGAGACCGGAGACCAGATGGAGCAAATCGCCAATGGCCTCATCAAGTAA